One Nicotiana tabacum cultivar K326 chromosome 23, ASM71507v2, whole genome shotgun sequence genomic window, CTTTTTTAACGTTCCCCGGAAGTAATTGAGTAAAACATTGAGAGTAGTTCCACGGGCATCGAAAAGGAAGAGTAAACCTCACTAATTTTTAACGCTTGAACCATGATATGAAATAAGTGGATAAAGCATAAATTCAATTTCAATTAATACACAACTCTTTCTTGAATTAACAAACAATTGATTGATAAATATATTTCCTATAatgaagtaaataaataaaaaattaataaaaaaaaatccactTTAAGTTGAACCTTGATTTTCGGAGTTCGAAAGAGAATGCGAGGTAGAAGaattagagcccgtttggattggcttaaaaagtGGCTTTTAAGTtaagtgcttaaaagcactttaTAAGTGGTGAaacttattttataaataaacagttacgtgtttggataaaattGCTGAAACTTAAAACAAGTTGATGAAGTGTTTGGTAAACAAGTGCTGGTAAGTACTTTTTCTTGTTAAAATGACTGAAATATCCTTAAAGTTGTTAACATTATAAAGAAGATGATGACTATAAtattatattttctgttcataGCTTCAAATTCAGGGGTAACACGTAAATTCATTGAATGATTTGATTTTAGAATATAATTACACCAATTAAAAAAAGGAAGGATTCAACGAGGTGTAATTTCgggattaaaaaaatatataagggaaGAATGTAATATCCTTGGTCAAAGCAATATGACTTTTAAACCAATTTCAAAAAAGTTGGGTTTTCCAACTTATTGGTTTTGGCTTTTTTAAGCAAGTTTTAACTTTTTAAAATCCTTTTTTTGGTTGCCAAACACTTCCACAGGTTAAAAACTGCTTAAAAGCTGGTTTTATTAGCTTTTAAGCCCATCCAAACATGCTCTTAGTCAACTCATCGGGCTCATGACCTGAAGATTGCATGTTCGAATCATGTCCCCACCTAATCAGTGGAACATTATTCACCAAGATAGAAGGCGCAATTATTAGATCGATCTTTGACGGACACGATAGAATTTTCTTCCTTGACTTTAGTGTTGGAATATTTTCATCCGGTGTTAAAAATCACGTAGTATTCTCTTTTTTAACACTCCCTGGAAGTAATTGAGTAAAACATTGAAAGTAGTACCACGGGCATCGAAAAGGAAGAGTAAACCTCACTAATTTTTAACGCTTGAACCATGATATAAAATAAGTGGATAAAGCATAAATTCAATTTCAATTAATACACAACTCTTTCTTGAATTAACAAACAAATTGAttgataaatatattttctataatgaagtaaatcaagaaaaaattaataataaaaaaaactcaCTATTTCGACTATAAAAAAAGTCGTCAAtatgagagagaaagaaagaaagagaacaaCGAGAGGAGgcctttttctttatatttatatatttcgGAAATAGAATCATCCTGAACTTTAGGCCCTTAGCCTTGCATTTTTAGACTAATAACAATCTTCACATTACAACATACAAACAACCCTCAAATACTGCAAaatcagaaaaaaagaaaatgaaagaagaacgaCCACCATTTGTAGCCTATACAGATACATGTATAACCTGAGAAAGAAcaagaaatggaaaaaaaaacaaaggaagaaTAAAAACAAGATCAAGAATAAAAGCTCTACAAAGGTACTCAAGCCCTCAGGACCAGCTAGTATTTCCTATTGGGATTAATGCGCGAAAAAAGTGAACGCCTTTGCTTCTTTGGTTTAGTTCCAAAGATGAATGAATGTAAAGGAATTCTTGACCTACTCACTGAGTGCATTAGTTGTGATTGGTTTCCACTAAGTCCAAACTCTTGATCCAATTCTGTTATAGTCTTCTCAACATCTACTTGAAGTGTAGTTACACGACGAAAACCAGCTTCTAGTTCCTCACTTACCTTATTGTTCTCTTGTTTCATGTTCAAAACTTGACCTTGGAATTTTGCAGCTTCATGACTGCTGAATCTGATCTCATCTGATTCAATTCCCTCCTTTAGAGCGTTTGCTATTTCGTCTTGAATATTGCATAAAGCTGAGAATTTGCGCTCAAGTTCATCTTTCAGTGACAAGGTTTGTGCTAACCATACTGTTAGCTCATTCTGAATTTCCTTCATGTGTTTATATATTGGCTTTATTTCTGACTTTGTTTCTACTCTGGGGCTGTGATCTTGCATCACTTTGTCTTTGCTTTTGGATATTTCACGCTGCAAGTCGTGGAATGTCGTCTTGAATTTTTGAATTTGATGGAAAGTTGAACTGAATCTTAGCCAGAAATCCAAGTTTTCGTCTAATATTGCATCAATGCTCATCCGTAGTTTTTTCTCAGTTGGCGATACTGATGCATGTTGATCAACCAAAATCGTCCTGATGTCTTCTTCGTTCTCTATAATAGGATTATCTTTGTCCTTCCTTTGTGGCAGATCCTCGGGTTTTAAGCTTCGATCAAATGAAGGATCAGATGCTTGACATTTTTCTTCCTTCAACTCTTTATTTTCCGAACCATTTCCTTTCTGCAGAAGATTTAATTTTAGACGTAGATTATGTATCTCCTCATCCCTTTTTGTGATAGCACATTTAAGCTCTCTTATCTGAAGTGTGAGATTGAACTCCGCATCTCTATCTTTCTTCTCCATATCGCTTAGCTTCTTTGTAACTTCCTTATAATTCTTGAGAATTGTTGTATATTCATttaaaagaatattttctttatcCTCCAATCCACTCAACAACATCTGTTGCCAGTTAAGTTCGTCATCCTTTTCTGCATCTTTCTGTGTTTGTGTCTCATAAAAACAACTTCCACATTGAGCCGAGACTTTCTCATCACCTTTTCCAACTGGCGTTGGCTCCAAAAATGTGAcatgcttcttattgctttttgTAACTTCCGCATTATCACTTACAACTGTGCTGGAACCTTGCTCTTTGCGAACTTCTTTATCTTTAGTTTTTATGGTACTTAAGTTCTTAGTACCTTTACTTGAACTAGGATGATTTTTTTGTTTTACTGACTCTTCTTGTAACCTGATTTCAACAAGTGTAGTCACTTCATCTGGTGATGAATCCGTCACATCGTGCTCCTCATCTGGTCTAACGCTACTCAATTTATCGGACAAATGGTCAAGACTGGTACGAGCTTCCACAAAGTGAGTTCTGAGGCTACTGTTTTGGTTTACAACATCTTTATTGAGGTTCTCAATAGTTTGCAACTTTGCTTCTATCGCCGTCACCCTGATATTCAGATTGTGTGTATCATCTGTCAGGGCTGCCTTATCATCTTCCAAAGATTGAACTTGTGCTTGGAGTTCATCAGCTTCTCTTCTTAATCTCTCAATTAGAAGAGTCTCAGATGAAACTGCTGTTTCTAGGCTGACCACTTTATTCACAAGCTCGTCGATTTTCTCTGCCAGTTGTGACATCGTTAAAGACTCCTTAGAGCTCGCATCAACTTGGTTCTTAATCTTGTTCTGTGATGATTCTATTTCCTTACCAACTTCTTGGTTTGGGATATTATACACATTTGGCTTTAGTTCACTAATTTTATCACCAAGATACTTATGCCTGAAGGACTGCAGTTTCTTACAAGAATCTTCGATTTTTTGGAATTCCTCTCTTGCTTCTTGTGTATATATATCTTGTTTCTCCTGGAGCTGAGTCAATGTTTCTTGACATGATTGCAGTGCTGCTTCAGCCATCAAAGTACAAGCCTCAGCATCCTCAATAACCCGGCCCTCGCCAAATTCATCCTCCAATTCATATATCTTCTGCTGCTTTTCCATGATTTGGTTTTCAAGTCCCCGGTACTTTTCAAGTCCACTTTGGTATGAACTCCTTACAAACTCTTTCACAGTTTGTAAGGCCAAAATGTCTTTCTGAAGCTTGTCAATCTCTTCAATAGCTTCACTTTTGTTCAAACCAGATTTCGCAACATCTTCTGTTTTGGATGATTTCTTGCCTTGCCTTTGTGTTGAGGCAGTTGTCATAACACCCTTCAAATCTTTTATAGGAGCCTTTGGAACCTTTGGTATGTTTGATCCACTCGGCGGGATTTGTGTGAAATCTtttggcattcttgggacaccatattcatcttcttcatccattgcTAGTTGTATTTGTTCAGGGAAAATAGTAGCAATAGTGTTGTTGGCAGTCTGCAATTCCTTTGACAAATGATCATATCGTTCAGCCAATGCGCGATAGGCACGATAGGATTCTTCCACAAAGTTTATCAGCTCTGGCCTTTTCTTGTAGTACATTTCTGCCCTTTTTGCAAATGAATCTCCATCCTCTTCAATGAGCTTGATCACACTTTCCACCTTCCCTTGCATATCTGTAACATCAAACATATATATGGAGTTATTTGTTTCCATAACAAATATACTATAAACTATTGGAAAGCAAGAAACAATGCAA contains:
- the LOC107765300 gene encoding kinase-interacting protein 1-like gives rise to the protein MLQRAASNAYSWWAASHIRTKQSKWLEQSLQDMQGKVESVIKLIEEDGDSFAKRAEMYYKKRPELINFVEESYRAYRALAERYDHLSKELQTANNTIATIFPEQIQLAMDEEDEYGVPRMPKDFTQIPPSGSNIPKVPKAPIKDLKGVMTTASTQRQGKKSSKTEDVAKSGLNKSEAIEEIDKLQKDILALQTVKEFVRSSYQSGLEKYRGLENQIMEKQQKIYELEDEFGEGRVIEDAEACTLMAEAALQSCQETLTQLQEKQDIYTQEAREEFQKIEDSCKKLQSFRHKYLGDKISELKPNVYNIPNQEVGKEIESSQNKIKNQVDASSKESLTMSQLAEKIDELVNKVVSLETAVSSETLLIERLRREADELQAQVQSLEDDKAALTDDTHNLNIRVTAIEAKLQTIENLNKDVVNQNSSLRTHFVEARTSLDHLSDKLSSVRPDEEHDVTDSSPDEVTTLVEIRLQEESVKQKNHPSSSKGTKNLSTIKTKDKEVRKEQGSSTVVSDNAEVTKSNKKHVTFLEPTPVGKGDEKVSAQCGSCFYETQTQKDAEKDDELNWQQMLLSGLEDKENILLNEYTTILKNYKEVTKKLSDMEKKDRDAEFNLTLQIRELKCAITKRDEEIHNLRLKLNLLQKGNGSENKELKEEKCQASDPSFDRSLKPEDLPQRKDKDNPIIENEEDIRTILVDQHASVSPTEKKLRMSIDAILDENLDFWLRFSSTFHQIQKFKTTFHDLQREISKSKDKVMQDHSPRVETKSEIKPIYKHMKEIQNELTVWLAQTLSLKDELERKFSALCNIQDEIANALKEGIESDEIRFSSHEAAKFQGQVLNMKQENNKVSEELEAGFRRVTTLQVDVEKTITELDQEFGLSGNQSQLMHSVSRSRIPLHSFIFGTKPKKQRRSLFSRINPNRKY